One region of Wyeomyia smithii strain HCP4-BCI-WySm-NY-G18 chromosome 3, ASM2978416v1, whole genome shotgun sequence genomic DNA includes:
- the LOC129726796 gene encoding leukocyte elastase inhibitor-like, translating into MKWLIAISVYLTVVIAGPNSNKTIPFALDLFQAADHGDPEQNFIISPLSPQILLAQLAEGCSKLARDELNRVVRLSSDEGKQLTDALTEIANRNSAANKLDIASSIFKSDRLELSGKFKAARKTSQIPIVNVDFSNKNKAAGQINQWAKQMSRGNIPEIVTQDSLPNDAAMLLLNAIYFKGNWRYKFNETDTDRNGKFEASKGHTIPVQMMTQSNKLRHGLVILDDERELGLRWVELPYLGDELAMILMLPTYRHELDSLLKQLTPEHMEQIFNTIKHNYNPIKIHVKLPKFAIKNRVTLTEPLKKLGVKRIFEDNRALSEMFLTPTKVADAMQDVFLSIDEQGATATAVSAVTTINLSLNPYQDMDFTCDEPFAVFVVDKVNRVPLFMAKIRQPSSQ; encoded by the exons ATGAAGTGGTTGATTGCTATCAGTG TTTACCTCACCGTCGTTATTGCGGGTCCAAACAGTAACAAAACCATTCCATTCGCTCTGGACCTTTTCCAGGCGGCTGACCATGGTGATCCGGAGCAAAATTTTATCATCAGCCCGCTGTCACCGCAAATTCTACTAGCTCAACTAGCAGAAGGATGCTCGAAGCTCGCTCGAGACGAgctcaacagagtcgtcaggctATCGAGTGACGAAGGCAAACAATTGACTGATGCTCTAACAGAAATTGCCAACAGAAACTCGGCTGCCAACAAGCTGGATATCGCATcctcaattttcaaatctgacCGCCTAGAACTGTCCGGAAAGTTCAAAGCCGCTCGAAAGACTAGTCAAATTCCGATCGTAAATGTGGATTTCTCTAACAAAAACAAAGCCGCAGGACAGATCAACCAGTGGGCCAAGCAGATGAGTCGTGGTAACATTCCGGAAATTGTAACGCAAG ATTCTCTACCCAACGACGCGGCAATGCTGCTGCTTAATGCAATATACTTCAAAGGAAATTGGCGATATAAGTTTAACGAAACAGATACTGACAGGAATGGAAAATTCGAGGCTTCAAAGGGACACACCATTCCGGTGCAGATGATGACCCAGTCGAATAAACTTCGTCACGGATTGGTCATTTTAGATGATGAACGAGAACTAGGTCTCCGCTGGGTTGAACTACCCTACCTGGGGGACGAATTGGCAATGATATTGATGCTACCGACGTACCGCCATGAACTGGACTCATTGCTTAAGCAGCTAACTCCAGAACATATGGAGCAAATTTTCAACACTATCAAACACAACTACAATCCGATTAAAATTCACGTGAAACTGCCCaagtttgccatcaaaaacagAGTGACATTGACGGAACCATTGAAGAAG CTTGGCGTTAAACGAATTTTCGAGGATAACCGGGCTCTATCGGAGATGTTCCTAACGCCGACCAAAGTGGCGGATGCGATGCAGGATGTGTTTCTCAGTATAGACGAACAAGGCGCAACGGCAACGGCTGTCAGCGCAGTCACGACGATTAATCTTAGCTTAAATCCATACCAGGACATGGACTTCACATGCGATGAACCATTTGCTGTATTCGTAGTTGATAAAGTCAACCGAGTTCCACTGTTTATGGCCAAGATCCGACAGCCGTCCAGTCAGTAA